The sequence TGGCCAGTTCATGCTTGATCTCCACACCAGCGAGCATGGCTATACCGAAGTAAGCGCACCGCTGATGGTACGCGACGAGGCGATGTTCGGAACAGGTCAGCTGCCGAAATTTTCCGAGGATTCCTTCAGGACCACGGACGGCCGCTGGCTCATCCCGACGGCGGAGGTTTCGCTGACCAATCTCGTTTCCGGCGAGATCCTTGATCAAGAGAAGCTGCCGCTGCGCTTCACGGCTCTGACGCCATCCTTCCGCTCGGAAGCAGGCTCCGCCGGCCGCGACACGCGCGGCATGCTGCGCCAGCATCAGTTCTGGAAGTGCGAGCTCGTGTCGATCACCGATGCGGAAAGCTCCATTGCCGAACATGAGCGGATGACGGCTTGCGCGGAAGAGGTGCTGAAGCGCCTCGGCCTGCATTATCGCGTCATGACGCTCTCGACCGGCGATATGGGCTTTGGCGCACGCAAGACCTACGACCTCGAAGTCTGGCTGCCGGGGCAGGATACCTATCGCGAGATCTCGTCCTGCTCGGTCTGTGGAGATTTCCAGGCGCGGCGCATGAACGCCCGCTACCGCGGCAAGGACGATAAGAGCACCAAATTCGTTCACACGCTGAACGGTTCTGGCACTGCAGTCGGTCGCTGCCTCATCGCCGTCCTTGAGAATTATCTCAATGCTGATGGCTCGGTCACTGTCCCCGACGCACTCCTGCCATATATGGGTGGTCTGAAGAGGATCGAAAAAGCAGCATAATCAGGTGGTGGGGCGATGCGGATTCTTCTGACCAATGATGACGGCATTCATGCCGAAGGTCTGGCGGCGTTGGAGCGTATCGCCCGCACTCTGTCCGACGATGTCTGGGTTGTCGCGCCCGAGACGGATCAGAGCGGACTTGCCCACTCATTGAGCCTTTCCGAACCTTTGCGCATGCGCAAGGTTTCCGAGAAGCATTATGCACTCAGGGGAACGCCGACCGACTGCGTCATCATGGCAATCCGCCAGGTGATGGACGTCAAGCCGGATCTGGTGCTTTCGGGCGTCAATTCCGGCTCGAACGTTGCCGACGACGTCACCTATTCCGGCACCATAGCCGGTGCCATCGAGGGCACCCTGCAAGGCGTTCGTTCCTTTGCGCTGAGCCAAGCCTATCTCTATGAAAATGGCTCCCGCGTCGTGCCCTGGGATGTCGCCGAAACGCATGCGCCGGCTTTGCTCAACAAGCTGATGACTGTCGATTTGCCTGACGGGACGTTCCTCAATCTGAACTTTCCCAACTGTCGCCCCGACGAGGTCGGCGGAGCGGAAGTGACCGCACAGGGCAATCTTGCCTTCAACGTGCAGGTCGAGGAGCGGGCCGATGGCCGCGGATTCCCATATTATTGGCTTCGCTTCGGCGAGCGAAACGGTATCTTCCGTCCGGGCACTGATATTCAGGCGTTGAAACAAAATCGTATTTCGGTAACGCCTTTGAAACTCGATTTGACGGATTATTCGGCGCAAGACCGCGTGGCGCGGGCGCTCGGTATGGAGTAGCGGATTGACACCTCGTTTGGTGGAAAAGGAAGGCTTTGCGGCCGTGGTTTTGCGGCTGCGGGCAGAGGGCATATTGGATATCGATCTGATGACGGCGGTCGAGCAGACGCCGCGCATGCCTTTCGTGCCGGTGCAGTTTGCCGATGATGCCTATTCCAGCCGGACCATCCCGATCGATTGCGGTGCCTTCATGGAAGGCATCGATTTGGTCGTGCGTATTCTTCACAGCCTGAAGATCAAGCCTGGCCATCGCGTGCTCGAAATTGGTACGGGCAGCGGCTTCACCGCTGCCGTCATGGGGCGGATCGTCGAGCGCGTGCTGACGGTCGATCGCTATAAGACCCTGACGACATCGGCGCAGCAGCGCATGGATGCGCTCGGCCTGCGCAACGTCATCATCCGTCAGGCGGACGGCAGCGCCGGTTTGCCGGGCGAGGGCACGTTCGACCGCATACTGGTCACTGCCGCCTTTACCACGATGCCGCGCTTCTATGCAGAGCAGCTGGTGTCCGGCGGCTCGATGATAGCCCCACTTATCGTCGATGAGCATACGTGTCGTCTGGTGCGCCTGACGAAGACGGGAAGCCGATTCGAGCGCGAAGAATTATTCGACGTTCCCTACCAGCCCATCGTTCCCATGCTCGCCTCCTATCTTTGAGGCTCAATTCGGGCTGACGCCCCCATGGAAACGGGCGATTGGCACCGCTTCATTTTCTATGGTTATCAATTCCTCAAAAAAACACATGCCGCACCAGTGCTTTAACCGCATGGTAAGATTAACGCGCTTTAATCGACCCATAATCGGTTGCGTCTTAAGTGGGTCGAGTCATGGGTTTCAGTCTTTCTTCAAACGTCAGCAAATCGGCAGGGAAAGTCCTGGTGGCCGTTCTTCTGGCGAGTACTGCCACAGCTTGCAGTTCGGACACGACCCGCTTCAGCGGTCTCTTCAATAAGACGGACAACGTAACGACCGGCTCGATCAACCGGCGCGGCCTCAATGGTCCGAATGGTGATCCCGTGCCTCGCGCCGACGTTGCTCAGGCGGGCGGTTACGGCCAGCAAGATTATTCGCAGCAGAGCGCGCCGGTATCGCAACCATACCCGAACTCTCCGGCTCGCTATAACCCATCCTATTCCAGCGCACGGGCTTCGACCGCTCCTGTCGCAATCCAGCGCGCAGATCTCGCTCCTCCGGGTGCTGCTGTCAGTGCCGGTCGTCCTCGCGCAGTATCGCAGGGACAAGCCGAAGCGCTCGCACAGCCGTTTCCCTCGTCCCGTGGAAATGGTTCCCGTGCTGCACCGGCGCTTGCTCCCGATACGATGTCTACCGGCACGATCAAGGCCGCGGCCGCGCAGCAGATGTCTCCCGGCTGGACTACGGTCAATGCCCCGAGCGTAACGCTGCATCAGGGTGAGAATATTGCGCTGCTGTCGCGCCGCTACGGCGTTCCGGAAAAGGAAATTCTGCGTGCGAACGGCCTGCGCAATGGCTCTGCCGCGCAGCCGGGCCAGCAGATCGTCATCCCGACCATGAATGGCGCCGGTGTCTCAGGTCCGGCCAAGATGGCCGCTGAAGCGACGGATCTTTCCAAGGGCGGCAAGATGCCCGGCCCGGCCAAGGCGCCGCAGCAGGAAGCGCTCGCGCTGCCTTCGGGCAACCAGATGCGCGGCAAGGCTGGCCTTGTCGATCCCAATAAACTCGCCGCCGGCAATGGCAAGGGGCCGACGCCGAAGGGCACCTACGTCGTCAAGCCAGGCGACTCGCTGGCGAGAATTGCCAAGGAAAGCGGTGTTTCCGTCGCCGAACTGAAGCGTGCAAACAACATGCAGGCCGGCGACAGCATTCGCGTCGGTCAGGCACTCGCGTTGCCGCACGGTGGCGTCGCTGCCGCAGATCCGGTCAAGACCGCTTCGATCGAGCCGCAGAAGGCGTCGGTCAAGCCGGGCGTACTGCCTGTAGAGCCGAAGCAGGCTGCCGCTGATCCGATCGGTAAGCAGGCGCCCAAGGCGGTTGCCCATGCCGATGCGGCAGCTGATGCCCCGGCCAAGCCCAAGGAAGTTGCCTCGGCTTCGCCGAGTCAGTCCATCAATGATGCCGCAAAGTCGGATGCGCAGGCCGATGCGCCCGAGGCGACCGGTATCGGTAAGTATCGCTGGCCAGTTCGCGGCGCTGTCGTCGCTGGCTACGGTGCCAACGTCAACGGCAGCCGCAACGACGGCATCGACATCTCCGTTCCGGAGGGCACACCCATCAAGGCTGCCGAAAACGGTGTCGTCATCTATGCCGGCAACGGCCTGAAAGAACTCGGTAACACCGTCCTCGTCCGCCACGACGACGGCACGGTAACGGTCTATGGCCACGCGGACGCGCTTAGCGTCGCTCGCGGCCAGAAGGTCCAGCGCGGTCAGACGCTCGCCACGTCAGGTATGAGCGGCAATGTCAGCCAGCCGCAGTTGCACTTCGAAGTCCGCAAGAATTCGGCCCCGGTCAACCCAATGACGTTCCTTGAATAGGTAGTGCGTCTCAAGGACTCTGCAAAAAGCCCGGTCAATGCCGGGCTTTTTGTCGTTTATGGCGATGTTGATCGATTGAGGATCAATCACGCTCCAGCACGATGCGCAGCCGGCCGGCCAGATCCTGGATATATTGCCAGGCGACGCGACCGGAACGGGCGCCGCGGGTCGTCGCCCACTCCAGGGCTTCGTGATGCATTTGGGCGCGATCAAGATCGAGCTTGAAGTGATCGGCATAGGCGTCGATCATCTGCAGATAGTCTTCCTGGCTGCATTTATGAAAGCCGAGCCAGAGGCCGAAGCGATCGGAGAGCGAAACCTTTTCCTCGACGGCTTCCGAAGGATTGATGGCGGTCGACTGTTCGTTTTCCATCATATGACGCGGCAGCAGGTGGCGACGGTTGGATGTCGCATAGAACAGCACATTATCAGGCCGTCCTTCGACGCCGCCGTCCAAAGCCGCCTTCAGCGACTTATAGGCGGTGTCGTCATGATCGAAGGAGAGATCGTCGCAGAAGATGATGATGCGATGCGGCGTTGCCTTCAGGATATCGAGCAGCACCGGCAGCGAGGAAATATCCTCGCGATGGACTTCGATCAGCTTCAGCGACACGCCGGTCGCCCGACGCACGTCTTCATGCACTGCTTTGACGAGCGAGGATTTGCCCATGCCGCGCGCGCCCCAGAGCAGCACGTTGTTGGCCGCGAAACCTTCCGCGAAGCGCAGCGTGTTTTCGTGCAGGATGTCGCGCACGTGATCGACGCCTCGGATGAGGGTGAGCGCCACACGGTTCGGCCGTGGTACCGGCTGCAGATAGAGTCGGGCAGGGGCCCAGACGAAGCAGTCGGCGGCATTCCAGACATTGACGGCCGGGGCCGGTCCGGCCAGGCGTTCGACAGCGTCGGCAAGGCGACGGACTTCGGCAAGGATCAGGGCGTTTTGGTCTTCAGTCACCGTTTCCTCCTGAATATTGAACAAGAAAGTCGTAAAATGCACGCGCTGTCTTGCCGGGTATCATGCTCCTTTGGGGGCTGAAAGGCTAACAGACCGGGAAAACGGTACGGTTGACGGCTGTTTTTGTTGCATTCGCCAAGCGCGTAACTATATTCCGGCCACCTGACGCGGGGCCTTGTTCCCGCTAGGAGTTCAAGGGAGTTCTCGATGTTTATCACCAACGCATATGCGCAGAGCGCAACAGATTCGGCCGCGAGCGCCTTCGGCGGTTCCGGCTTTGAAATGATCATCCTGTTTGTGCCGCTGATGGTCGTTTGGTATTTCCTCCTCATCCGTCCGCAGCGCGCGCAGGCGAAGAAGCGTGACGAGGTCCTGAAGAATATTCGCCGCGGCGATCAGATCGTCACCAGCGGCATCGTCGGCAAGGTCACGAAGGTGATCGACGAAAAGGAACTGGAAGTCGAGATCGCCGATGGCGTGCGCATCCGCGTTGTCCGCAGCGCTATTTCCGAGGTTCGCGTCAAGGGTGAGCCCGTCAAGGCGGACGCCGCGTAAGGCTCTTTCCGAGAGGCGGCTTCCGCCGTCGCTGCGCATCTTCCAAATTCGAGATCGACTTTCTTGAAGGATTGTGCACAAATTCAAGGTGTTACTGCGCCCTTTGCATTTTCGTTCGAAAGGGAGGGCGCAGTAGGGAAGTCCTAATTCGAGAGAGCGATGCTGCACGTCTCCTGGTGGAAGACCACCCTGATCTGGTTCGTCGTTCTCTTGAGCGTGCTTCTGGCCGCTCCCAATCTGCTTGGCGAGCGCGAGCTTTCATTCCTTCCGACATGGTGGGCACACCGAAAGATCGAGCTTGGCCTTGATCTTCGGGGCGGATCGCATCTGCTGCTGAAGATGGAAAGGGGTGATGTCGAAAAGGATCGCCTGGAAAGCATTGTCGGCGATATCTCCATCCGGCTGCGCACTGTCAACGTCGCCTATTCGGGCCTAACCGGCACCGGCCGCAAGATCCAGCTTCGCATCAACGATCCCGCGCAGATCCAGACGGCCTTGACGGCACTGCAGCCGCTGACATCAGGACCGGATAAGCCGTCCGCGGTTCTATCTCAGGGTGACAACGGTGCGCTGATGCTCGATATCACCGATACCGATATCGACAGCCATGTGTCATCGGCGATCGCACGCGCGATGAAGGTCATCCACGCGCGCATCGCACAACTCGGCGTCGGCGAACCCTTAATCCGCAGGCAAGGGTCTGACCGCATCGTCGTGCAGGTGCCGGATCTTGCCGATGCGCAGCGACTGAAGAACCTTCTCGGCCAACCCGCCAAACTCAGCTTCCGCCTGATAGATCAGTCGATGTCGGTCCAGGACGCTATGGACAAGCAGCCACCGGCCGGGTCCGATGTGCTGTTTTCCGAAGATGATCCGCCCGTTGGCTATCTCGTGCAGCGGCAGCCGCTGCTCTCGAACATCGATTTCTCCGATGCCGTCGCGGTCGTTGACAATCAAAAAGGCGAGGGCACGGTCTCCGTGAAGCTGACGCAGGAGGCGACCCACCGCTTTGCACAATCGACGGCCAACAATCTCGGCAGGGTCATCGTTGTCGTGCTTGACGACCAGGTCATCTCCGCTGCCTCGCTGAAGACGGTTATAGCAACAGGCGAGATTGACGTTCCCGGGGATTTCACGGCCCAGGGCGCCCAGGATCTCGCCGTCATGGTCAAGAGCGGACCATTGCCCGCGACGCTGACGACGGTCGAAGAGCGGACCATTCAGCCCGGTCTTGGTGGCGAAACGGCGCGTTATGGCCTGATTGCCTGCATTGCCGCCGCGGTCTTCGTCGCCGCCTTGATGATCGGTTTCTATCGCCTGCTCGGCATCATCGCGACCATCTCGCTCGTCATCAACATGATCATGGTGGCAGCGCTCATGGGCTTGCTCGGTATCACCCTGACCTTGCCCGGCGTTGCGGCAATCGTTCTCATCATCGGCATCGCCCTCGATGCGCTGGTGCTGATCTATGAGCGTGTGCGCGAGGAGGAGAAGAAGACCCATCTTCTCGTCGATGCGCTGCGCCATGGCTTCAATCGGGCGGCTGCGACCGTCGCCGATGCCAATCTGACAGTGCTGATCGTCGCCGCCATTCTCTTCTACGCCAGCACGGGCGCGGTGCGCGGCTTTGCCGCGACGCTGATGGTCGGCGTTGTCTCGACCTTCTTCACCTCCTGCTTCGTCACGCGGTCGCTGGTGAATATGTGGATTTCACACCGCAAGCCGCGTACTTTGCTTGTTGGCGTGCGCAGCGGCATTTTTGACAATGCCAATATCCGCTTCATGGGCATCCGCCGCTATACGTTTACGGTCTCCGCCGCCCTGTCCGTCATCACGCTCATTGCCTTCGCGACGGTCGGCATGCACCTCGGCATCGATTTTGCCGGCGGATCGATCATCGAGGTGCGGGCCAAACAGGGCGTTGCCGACGTGGCGGATATTCAGACGCGCCTTGAAGCGATCGTACCTGGCGACGTGCGCGTCGAGCGGCTGGCCGATCGGCTTGGCGCCGTGGTTCGCGTCCATGCGCAGGACGGTGGCGAGAACGCCGAACAGTCGGCCGTTTCCCTGGTGCAGGACGAGTTGAGCAAGAACTACAATTTCTCTCGCGTCGAGGTCGTCGGCCCGGCGGTATCGGGCGAAATCACCATGACGGCCTCCCTTGCCGTCCTGGCGGCGCTGGCAGCAATTCTGATCTATATCTGGCTTCGGTTCGAATGGCAGTTCGCAGTCGGCGCGATCATCGCGACACTGCACGACGTCATCCTGACGCTCGGCCTCTTCGTGCTATCAGGTATGGAATTCAACATGACCGGCATTGCCGCGATCCTGACGATTGTCGGCTATTCGCTGAACGACACGGTTGTCGTCTATGACCGCATGCGCGAAAACCTGAAGCGCTATTCGCAGATGCCGTTGCCGATTTTGATCGATGCCTCCATCAATCAGACATTATCTCGTACCATTCTGACATCTGCGACGACGCTTCTGGCGCTGCTCGCGCTCTATATTTTCGGCGGCGAGGTGATCCGTGCCTTCACCTTCGTCCTGCTTTTCGGCGTCGCGGTCGGCACTTTCTCGTCGATTTATATTGCGGCGCCCGTGCTGATCCTGTTCAAGCTGCGGCCGGATAAGTTCCAGACCGGCGGCGAAAGCAATGGACCCGCCGCCGGCAACATCCAGTCAGGCAAACCAGCGGTGTGATACAGTGGCTAAAGGTATAGAAATCCGAAACGCGCATTTCCCCGGCCGCGCACCGATCGACGCCTACGGCAATGGCGGTTTCCGCTTTGCCGACATGTCGCATCGTGGCTCGCTGCTTTGCCTGCCCTCGGGCATCTATGGCTGGGACATGCTGCAGGGCGATGCGCTGATGCCGGATCGCTTCCAGAAGGTTCTCGATGAAGCTGCCGAGATCGAAGTGCTGCTCGTCGGCACCGGCATGGAGCTGCGACCGCTTCCCGCCGAGTTGAAGGCTGCCCTGCGCGGAAAGCAGATTTCATCCGACCCGATGAGCACCGGCGCTGCCGTGCGCACCTTCAACATCATGCTGTCCGAATCGCGCGCCGTGGCCGCCGCGCTGATCGCCGTCTGATATTCGGATCCAGGTATGACGATAACAGCTGCGCCCCGTAGCAACCGGGACATCTGCCTCGCAACGCTTCGCGACACCGATCGCGATCGCTATCTCGCCTGCCTGCTGGCGCCCGAAGAGAAGCGCCCTGCGCTGGCCGCGCTCTATGCCTTCAATGCAGAGCTGGCGCGTGTGCGGGATCTCGTGCACGAGCCGCTGCCCGGCGAGGTGCGCATGCAGTACTGGCGCGATCTCCTGGAGGGGCAATCTCACGGATCGAGCGAAGCCAATCCGCTGGCCTCCGAGCTTCTGACCGCGATCGAAGAATATCGCTTGCCGCGCCAGACGCTGATCGACATGGTCGATGCGCGCATCTTCGATCTCTACGACGATCCCATGGAAAGCCGCAGCAGCCTGGAAGGCTATGCCGGCGAGACCGCGTCTGCTCTCATCCAGCTTGCAAGCCTGGTCTTGTCTGCCGACGAGGCGAAGCGCTCCGCCGATGCCGCCGGCCATGCGGGCGTTGCTCAGGCAATCGCCGGCTTGCTGCTTCTGATGCCGCTTAATCGCCATCGCGGCCAGGTATACCTTCCGCTGGAGATTCTCTCGGCGACAGGGCTAGATCGCGACAGTTTTCTCGCTGGTGAAGACAAGCAGCGCATTTCGGCAGCGGTCGAAGCCTTTGCCGGTCTTGGTCGCGAGCATCTCGCCAAGGCGAAAGCAGCAGGCCCTGTACCGCAGGCGGTATTCCCCGCCTTTCTGCCTGTTACCTTGGCCGAGCCTGTCCTGCAGAAGGCACAGAAGCTTGGTGCTGGCATCTTCGATCGATCCCTTGTGCTGCCGCAATGGCGCCGGCAGCTGCGCATGGCGATAGCGTCGATCACAAAGAAAATCTAAAATACACCAAGCTCGCGCAAGTCTCGGCGTCTATGGAGATGACCGGCACTTGATTTGCATTTCAGGGGGATCTGCCGTGGGTATTGTCGTCTGGTGCATATTGTTTGCGATCGTCATCTTCATTGCCTATTACGCGACGCGCATGGCATCGCAGAACAAGGAAGACGGCCTGCACGATACCGGCCTTGCCATTCTGGAATTCGGCCGCGCTTTTCCGGCCGAAGCGATCCGGCAATTGCAGACGACCGCAGACGGGCAGGCGGTCTTCGTGCGGCTGCACGATGACAAAGCCGGCTTTATGCGCAACGTGCGCAATCATTTCAGCGTCCATCTGATCGAGCCCGGCAAGGCGCGTGCCAAGATTTCAGCAACCGGACGCGGCTTGATCGTCGATTTCCTCGATGTTCCGCATCACAACAGCACGTTCGAG comes from Rhizobium tropici CIAT 899 and encodes:
- the serS gene encoding serine--tRNA ligase, giving the protein MLDIRWIRENAEAFDAALAKRGAEPQSQSLIALDEKRRSVIQSVQDMQSRRNAASKEIGAAMAQKNSELAEKLKAEVADLKVSLPAAEEEERTLTAELNDALSRIPNIPLEDVPVGKDEHDNVVKHAWGSKPTWNHQPKEHFEIGEALGYMDFERAAKLSGSRFTVLTAQLARLERALGQFMLDLHTSEHGYTEVSAPLMVRDEAMFGTGQLPKFSEDSFRTTDGRWLIPTAEVSLTNLVSGEILDQEKLPLRFTALTPSFRSEAGSAGRDTRGMLRQHQFWKCELVSITDAESSIAEHERMTACAEEVLKRLGLHYRVMTLSTGDMGFGARKTYDLEVWLPGQDTYREISSCSVCGDFQARRMNARYRGKDDKSTKFVHTLNGSGTAVGRCLIAVLENYLNADGSVTVPDALLPYMGGLKRIEKAA
- the secDF gene encoding protein translocase subunit SecDF; translated protein: MLHVSWWKTTLIWFVVLLSVLLAAPNLLGERELSFLPTWWAHRKIELGLDLRGGSHLLLKMERGDVEKDRLESIVGDISIRLRTVNVAYSGLTGTGRKIQLRINDPAQIQTALTALQPLTSGPDKPSAVLSQGDNGALMLDITDTDIDSHVSSAIARAMKVIHARIAQLGVGEPLIRRQGSDRIVVQVPDLADAQRLKNLLGQPAKLSFRLIDQSMSVQDAMDKQPPAGSDVLFSEDDPPVGYLVQRQPLLSNIDFSDAVAVVDNQKGEGTVSVKLTQEATHRFAQSTANNLGRVIVVVLDDQVISAASLKTVIATGEIDVPGDFTAQGAQDLAVMVKSGPLPATLTTVEERTIQPGLGGETARYGLIACIAAAVFVAALMIGFYRLLGIIATISLVINMIMVAALMGLLGITLTLPGVAAIVLIIGIALDALVLIYERVREEEKKTHLLVDALRHGFNRAAATVADANLTVLIVAAILFYASTGAVRGFAATLMVGVVSTFFTSCFVTRSLVNMWISHRKPRTLLVGVRSGIFDNANIRFMGIRRYTFTVSAALSVITLIAFATVGMHLGIDFAGGSIIEVRAKQGVADVADIQTRLEAIVPGDVRVERLADRLGAVVRVHAQDGGENAEQSAVSLVQDELSKNYNFSRVEVVGPAVSGEITMTASLAVLAALAAILIYIWLRFEWQFAVGAIIATLHDVILTLGLFVLSGMEFNMTGIAAILTIVGYSLNDTVVVYDRMRENLKRYSQMPLPILIDASINQTLSRTILTSATTLLALLALYIFGGEVIRAFTFVLLFGVAVGTFSSIYIAAPVLILFKLRPDKFQTGGESNGPAAGNIQSGKPAV
- a CDS encoding Mth938-like domain-containing protein, whose product is MAKGIEIRNAHFPGRAPIDAYGNGGFRFADMSHRGSLLCLPSGIYGWDMLQGDALMPDRFQKVLDEAAEIEVLLVGTGMELRPLPAELKAALRGKQISSDPMSTGAAVRTFNIMLSESRAVAAALIAV
- a CDS encoding ATP-binding protein is translated as MTEDQNALILAEVRRLADAVERLAGPAPAVNVWNAADCFVWAPARLYLQPVPRPNRVALTLIRGVDHVRDILHENTLRFAEGFAANNVLLWGARGMGKSSLVKAVHEDVRRATGVSLKLIEVHREDISSLPVLLDILKATPHRIIIFCDDLSFDHDDTAYKSLKAALDGGVEGRPDNVLFYATSNRRHLLPRHMMENEQSTAINPSEAVEEKVSLSDRFGLWLGFHKCSQEDYLQMIDAYADHFKLDLDRAQMHHEALEWATTRGARSGRVAWQYIQDLAGRLRIVLERD
- a CDS encoding LysM peptidoglycan-binding domain-containing M23 family metallopeptidase codes for the protein MGFSLSSNVSKSAGKVLVAVLLASTATACSSDTTRFSGLFNKTDNVTTGSINRRGLNGPNGDPVPRADVAQAGGYGQQDYSQQSAPVSQPYPNSPARYNPSYSSARASTAPVAIQRADLAPPGAAVSAGRPRAVSQGQAEALAQPFPSSRGNGSRAAPALAPDTMSTGTIKAAAAQQMSPGWTTVNAPSVTLHQGENIALLSRRYGVPEKEILRANGLRNGSAAQPGQQIVIPTMNGAGVSGPAKMAAEATDLSKGGKMPGPAKAPQQEALALPSGNQMRGKAGLVDPNKLAAGNGKGPTPKGTYVVKPGDSLARIAKESGVSVAELKRANNMQAGDSIRVGQALALPHGGVAAADPVKTASIEPQKASVKPGVLPVEPKQAAADPIGKQAPKAVAHADAAADAPAKPKEVASASPSQSINDAAKSDAQADAPEATGIGKYRWPVRGAVVAGYGANVNGSRNDGIDISVPEGTPIKAAENGVVIYAGNGLKELGNTVLVRHDDGTVTVYGHADALSVARGQKVQRGQTLATSGMSGNVSQPQLHFEVRKNSAPVNPMTFLE
- the surE gene encoding 5'/3'-nucleotidase SurE; protein product: MRILLTNDDGIHAEGLAALERIARTLSDDVWVVAPETDQSGLAHSLSLSEPLRMRKVSEKHYALRGTPTDCVIMAIRQVMDVKPDLVLSGVNSGSNVADDVTYSGTIAGAIEGTLQGVRSFALSQAYLYENGSRVVPWDVAETHAPALLNKLMTVDLPDGTFLNLNFPNCRPDEVGGAEVTAQGNLAFNVQVEERADGRGFPYYWLRFGERNGIFRPGTDIQALKQNRISVTPLKLDLTDYSAQDRVARALGME
- the yajC gene encoding preprotein translocase subunit YajC — translated: MFITNAYAQSATDSAASAFGGSGFEMIILFVPLMVVWYFLLIRPQRAQAKKRDEVLKNIRRGDQIVTSGIVGKVTKVIDEKELEVEIADGVRIRVVRSAISEVRVKGEPVKADAA
- a CDS encoding phytoene/squalene synthase family protein, translated to MTITAAPRSNRDICLATLRDTDRDRYLACLLAPEEKRPALAALYAFNAELARVRDLVHEPLPGEVRMQYWRDLLEGQSHGSSEANPLASELLTAIEEYRLPRQTLIDMVDARIFDLYDDPMESRSSLEGYAGETASALIQLASLVLSADEAKRSADAAGHAGVAQAIAGLLLLMPLNRHRGQVYLPLEILSATGLDRDSFLAGEDKQRISAAVEAFAGLGREHLAKAKAAGPVPQAVFPAFLPVTLAEPVLQKAQKLGAGIFDRSLVLPQWRRQLRMAIASITKKI
- a CDS encoding protein-L-isoaspartate(D-aspartate) O-methyltransferase; its protein translation is MTPRLVEKEGFAAVVLRLRAEGILDIDLMTAVEQTPRMPFVPVQFADDAYSSRTIPIDCGAFMEGIDLVVRILHSLKIKPGHRVLEIGTGSGFTAAVMGRIVERVLTVDRYKTLTTSAQQRMDALGLRNVIIRQADGSAGLPGEGTFDRILVTAAFTTMPRFYAEQLVSGGSMIAPLIVDEHTCRLVRLTKTGSRFEREELFDVPYQPIVPMLASYL